The candidate division WOR-3 bacterium genomic sequence AGCGAACCGGCACCAGCCCGCTGACCATCGAGCACAAGAACACCGAGCGCATCGTCAAGGTCGAGGCCAACGTCGTCGGCCAGGCCGCGGGTCGGGTCGGCGCGAGGGCCAAGCAGGCCGTGGCGCGTATCACCCCGCCGCCCGGGTTCACCATCCGGGTCGCCGGCTCATTCGAGGAAATGATGGAGACATTCCGCGACCTCGGGTTCGCCATGCTCATCGCCATCCTCCTTGTATTCATGGTGATGGCCTCGCAGTTTGAGAGCCTCCGCGACCCCTTCATCATCCTCTTCACCATCCCGTTTGCCCTCATCGGCGTAATCTGGGCGCTCGCCGCCACCGGCACGACGCTCTCCATCGTGTCCGGCCTCGGCGTACTCGTGCTCGTCGGCATCGTGGTCAACAACGGCATCGTCTACATCGACTTCGTGAACCAGTTGCGGAGAAACGAGGGCATGGCGCTGGAAGAGGCGGTTAAAGAGGCCGGGCGGGTACGGCTGCGACCCATCTTGATGACCTCGCTAACCACCATCTTCGGCCTCATACCGCTTGCCCTGCAGATTGGTGAAGGCTCCGAGTTCTGGTCGCCGCTGGGCAGAGCCATGATCGGCGGCATGGCTGTCTCCACCTTCCTGCCGCTCGTTTTCATTCCG encodes the following:
- a CDS encoding efflux RND transporter permease subunit codes for the protein RTGTSPLTIEHKNTERIVKVEANVVGQAAGRVGARAKQAVARITPPPGFTIRVAGSFEEMMETFRDLGFAMLIAILLVFMVMASQFESLRDPFIILFTIPFALIGVIWALAATGTTLSIVSGLGVLVLVGIVVNNGIVYIDFVNQLRRNEGMALEEAVKEAGRVRLRPILMTSLTTIFGLIPLALQIGEGSEFWSPLGRAMIGGMAVSTFLPLVFIPVLYVIFETRSERARLRRAASAAARTPGQ